In the Neisseria sp. KEM232 genome, GGCCATTTGCTGCGCGGTGGCCGGTTCGGCGGCGGGCGGCGCGGCGCAGGCAGCCGCCGACAATGCGGCGGCCAAGAGTGCGGTGTGGCACGTGTTCACGGTTTTCCCTTTTGTTTTATCTGCGCAACCGTCGAAAGGATTTTCAGACGGCCTCTACCCTTTGCGCTTTCTGCGGGCAAACGGGCGCGATTATACTGCAAACCGTTTGCACGGGTGCGGGTTTTGCCGCTCGGCTGCGGCAATAAAGAGGCCGTCTGAAACGCCTTGGCGGGGTTTCAGACGGCCTCTTGCGCGGCTCACAGGTTCTTACAGAGGCAGCAGCGGCATAACAATCACGGCCATCACGGCGGCGATGATGCCGTAGATGAACATGGGCACGACGGTTTTTTTGATGATCGCGCCTTCGGCGTTGTTGACGTTCAACACGGAGCAGACGGCGATGATGTTGTTGATGCAGACCATATTGCCCATTGCGCCGCCGACGGATTGCAGGGCGAGGATGAGGGTGACGGAGAGGCCGGTATCGACGGCAATCTGCTGCTGGATGGCGCCGAAGGTGAGGTTGGACACGGTGTTCGAGCCCGAGAAGAAGGCTCCGATGGCACCGAGGTAGGAGGAGAAATAAACCCAGTGCTGCCCGGCCATGCCGGCGAATTCTTTGCCGATGGTTTTCACCATGGAGTTGTCGCCGCCCACCATCATGAGTTTGACCATGATGAGGGCGCCCATCAGGGCGAGCAGGGGTTTTTTGGTTTGGTTGAAGGTGGCGACGTAGAAGCTCCAGGCGTCTTTGAATTTGGTTTTGTAGAGCAGGATGCAGATCCAAACGGTAATGACGAAGGGTATCCACGCGGGCACGTAGAGGGTTTGGTATTTTTCCGTTACGCCCGTGCCGAAGATGTTGCCGAAGACAAAGGTCAGCGATTGGGTGACGGTAATGTCGGACAGGCCGAAGGGCAGGGAGAAGGAAAACCAGGGTTCGGTGCTAGTCATCAGGCCTTTGAGGCCGATTTGTTTGATGCGGGTGACGACGAGCATGCCGATCAGCATGCCCAGCGGGGCAAGGGCTTTGGCGACCTGGCCTGCGGACACTTTTTCCGCGTTCGGGTCTTTGGCGTGTTCTTTGCTCAAGCCCCAGCCGTGGTTGGCGGCGAACACGGAAACCAAGAGGCCGATGGCGCCGGCGACAAGCGAGGGAAACTCTTCGTTCACCTGCGCCAAAATGACGTAGGGGATGGTGCAGGAAAGGATGGCGATGTAGATGAAGCCGAGGTTTTTGCGGATTTCCTGCCATGACACGATAAAGCTGAGGCCGATCAGCGGGATGATGAAACCGGCAACGAAGTGGATGATGCCGGTTTGGCGGCCGATGGCGAGGATGTCTTCATGCGGCAGGTCGAGCTGGCCGAAGCCGAACCATGTGGGCGTGCCGACCGCGCCGAAGGACACGGGCACGGAGTTCATCACCAGCGTGAAGATGGCGACGCGCAGCGGATTGAAGCCGAGGCTCATCAGAATCGGGGCGGCGATGGCGGCGGGCGTGCCGAAGCCCGATGCGCCTTCAATCATAAAGGCAAACGACCAGCCGATAATCATCAGCTGGGCGACGGGGTTGGGGCTGATGGTGGCCAGCCATTTGCGGATGACGTCGATGCAGCCGGTGGTTTCCATCATGCGGTTGAACATAATCGCGCCGAAAATCACGGTAATCGGCGTCAGCGTAGCGACAAGGCCGGCGGCCACGTTGGCGTTGAGCAGGACGAACGGGTTGTCGAAATAACTGATTTGCAAAACGTAAATCAGCAGCGCAGTGGCCGGCAGGGCGATATACGAAGGAACGCTGTTTTTCTTCACCATCAGCCAGATAAGCAGCACGATGGGGAAAATGCTTAAAAATAAAGCCATTTTTCAATCCTTTGCGGACGGGTTGTTGTGAAGGGTATGCTCGTGCATACGGTTTTTTTGCCGGCGCTCTGTCGCACGGCTTTTTTCAGACGGCCTCACGGTATCGCTGGGGCGTGTTGGCACTCAGCTTGCGAGGCGGTTTTTTGAGGAAAAATCCACGTTTGCAAGAAAAAAAGCACAGCAAGATTGGACATCTTGCGGGCATTTTTGACGCAGCAGGCGTGGATTTTTACCAAAAATACCGCCGCAAGGCTGAATATCAACACGCCCAGAGCCGTCTGAAAAATCGGAGTCGGCCGCCTGTGTGTTTCAGACGGCCTTCGATATGGTTTCTGCATCAGGGGGCAAACCCGCCCTGCCCTGCGCCTGTTTTGAGGCCGTCTGAAAGCGGGGCTTCGGCGAAGTCAAAACACGGCGACCGTGTTTGGCGGCCGACGGTTTCGCCGCAGCGGGTTTGAACGTTCGCCGCAACTCTGCTTTCAGACGGTCTCGCGGCAGGAAAACACGCGGCAGGCCGCCCATGTTCACTTCGTTGAAGCTGCATTTTCAGACGGCCTTGATGCTGCGGCGGGAAGTTTTCTGTCTGCCTCCCGCCCGCAGGCGTTTTCCAAACAGGCCGTCTGAAAGCGGGGTTTTACGCCTGTGGCGGCAAAACGGGCTTTCAGACGGCCGCAAAGGCAGGCGGCGCTATTTGCGCTTTTCCCTTTCCTTCATCAGCTCGTGCAGCGTTTTGGCGGCGGGCTTCATCGGCTTGCGGTGATCCGTCCAGCCCAGCTGCGAGGGCGGCGTGAGGGCGCGGAAGGTGGTGGCCGCCCAACCGAAGGCGCGGTAGGCTTTTTTGCCGCTGAAAATGCCGTTGTAGGTGCGCCAGGCCAGCGTTTCGCCCAAGGTGTGCGACGCGCCCTGCCCGCGGATCGGGTGCGGCACTTTTTCGTCGCGCGGGCGCTGCGCCTCTTCGCGCAGGCGGCGCATCTGCGCGGTGATGGGAATGCGCACGGGGCAGACTTCGTCGCAGGCGCCGCACATGGTGCAGGCGGTGGGCAGATCGCGCGTGGCATCGAGGCCGAGCAGGTGCGGCGAGACGATTTCGCCGATGGGGCCGGGATAGGTCGTGCCGTAGGCCGCGCCGCCGATGCGGGTGTAGACGGGGCAGTGGTTCATGCACGCGCCGCAGCGGATGCATTGCAGGGTGCGGCGCATCTGTTCTTCGGCATAGGCCTGGCTGCGGCCGTTGTCCAAAAGGACGAGGTGCATTTCCTGCGGGCCGTCGAGTTCTTCGCCGCGGCGCGGGCCGGTAATCATATTGAAATAGGTGGTTATCGGCTGGCCGATGGCGCTGCGCGGCAGCAGGCTGTACAGCGGCGGGATGTCCGACAGTTTGGCCACGACTTTTTCAATGCCGGTGATGGCGATGTGCACGGGCGGCACGGTGGTGGAAAGGCGGCCGTTGCCTTCGTTTTCCACCAGACAGAGCGTGCCGGTTTCGGCAACGGCGAAGTTCACACCGGAGAGGCCGACGTCGGCCGTGCGGTAGACG is a window encoding:
- a CDS encoding LutB/LldF family L-lactate oxidation iron-sulfur protein encodes the protein MSTQTVHFHPKPETFKQNAREALADKPLRKSLRTAMDMLMTRRKSVLSDEEELQLLRTLCEHIRQRSLARLPELLEQLEANLTRLGVKVHWAETPAEACQIIHNIITAKNGKLMVKGKSMVSEEIELNHYLEEQGVKAVESDLGEFIVQMAGEKPTHIVMPAIHKTKEQVSELFHKNLGTPLTDDVDELTGIARQALRDVYRTADVGLSGVNFAVAETGTLCLVENEGNGRLSTTVPPVHIAITGIEKVVAKLSDIPPLYSLLPRSAIGQPITTYFNMITGPRRGEELDGPQEMHLVLLDNGRSQAYAEEQMRRTLQCIRCGACMNHCPVYTRIGGAAYGTTYPGPIGEIVSPHLLGLDATRDLPTACTMCGACDEVCPVRIPITAQMRRLREEAQRPRDEKVPHPIRGQGASHTLGETLAWRTYNGIFSGKKAYRAFGWAATTFRALTPPSQLGWTDHRKPMKPAAKTLHELMKEREKRK
- a CDS encoding L-lactate permease, with the protein product MALFLSIFPIVLLIWLMVKKNSVPSYIALPATALLIYVLQISYFDNPFVLLNANVAAGLVATLTPITVIFGAIMFNRMMETTGCIDVIRKWLATISPNPVAQLMIIGWSFAFMIEGASGFGTPAAIAAPILMSLGFNPLRVAIFTLVMNSVPVSFGAVGTPTWFGFGQLDLPHEDILAIGRQTGIIHFVAGFIIPLIGLSFIVSWQEIRKNLGFIYIAILSCTIPYVILAQVNEEFPSLVAGAIGLLVSVFAANHGWGLSKEHAKDPNAEKVSAGQVAKALAPLGMLIGMLVVTRIKQIGLKGLMTSTEPWFSFSLPFGLSDITVTQSLTFVFGNIFGTGVTEKYQTLYVPAWIPFVITVWICILLYKTKFKDAWSFYVATFNQTKKPLLALMGALIMVKLMMVGGDNSMVKTIGKEFAGMAGQHWVYFSSYLGAIGAFFSGSNTVSNLTFGAIQQQIAVDTGLSVTLILALQSVGGAMGNMVCINNIIAVCSVLNVNNAEGAIIKKTVVPMFIYGIIAAVMAVIVMPLLPL